A part of Miscanthus floridulus cultivar M001 chromosome 6, ASM1932011v1, whole genome shotgun sequence genomic DNA contains:
- the LOC136457109 gene encoding uncharacterized protein gives MPSRAMNRLFVESASGSAGCRDAEPVLCAPRPRRVQVHPCSADLILGPPPFLLNKSSKEGGRTKPAVVGEDEDGGCWAVFGGSPPARADNPLVHDPHFLLNQRHPAADPTPLELGFFDHRSCTSYVHRPTYTSSSSSSSSSNNSFAPSSFAPAVRIQGFDVAACRSSHSNGGSRVLSARA, from the exons ATGCCTTCCAGGGCCATGAACCGGCTGTTCGTCGAGTCCGCCTCCGGCAGCGCCGGCTGCCGGGACGCCGAGCCGGTGCTCTGCGCGCCTCGGCCGCGCAGGGTCCAGGTCCACCCCTGCAGCGCCGACCTCATCCTTGGCCCACCGCCCTTCCTGCTCAACAAG AGCAGCAAGGAAGGAGGCAGGACCAAGCCGGCGGTGGTGGGGGAGGACGAGGACGGGGGCTGCTGGGCGGTGTTCGGCGGGTCGCCGCCGGCGCGCGCGGACAACCCGCTGGTGCACGACCCCCACTTCCTGCTGAACCAGCGCCACCCCGCGGCGGACCCGACGCCGCTGGAGCTCGGGTTTTTTGACCACCGGAGCTGCACCAGCTACGTCCACCGTCCGACGTatactagcagcagcagcagcagcagcagcagtaacaACAGTTTTGCCCCGTCGTCGTTCGCGCCTGCCGTGAGGATCCAGGGGTTCGACGTCGCCGCGTGCCGGAGCTCCCACAGCAACGGCGGCAGCCGCGTGCTGTCCGCCCGCGCCTGA
- the LOC136459843 gene encoding anther-specific protein RTS-like → MKAVAAMLLLLALVHHAAGGHHQAGHIWRHGGHHRSPSPLAGLTQCVTICGSGVTSCMLDCYQPLIDLDPVELPVCLLECTNDAMVCASGCPVTGNNV, encoded by the coding sequence ATGAAGGCTGTCGCGGCGATGCTTCTGCTGCTGGCGCTCGTCCATCATGCAGCAGGAGGTCACCACCAAGCAGGCCACATCTGGCGCCACGGCGGCCACCACCGGTCGCCGTCCCCTCTGGCCGGGCTGACGCAGTGCGTCACCATCTGCGGGTCCGGGGTGACCTCCTGCATGCTGGACTGCTACCAGCCGCTGATCGACCTGGACCCCGTGGAGCTGCCCGTCTGCCTCCTCGAGTGCACCAACGACGCCATGGTCTGCGCCTCCGGCTGCCCCGTCACCGGGAACAACGTCTAG